A window of the Ostrea edulis chromosome 1, xbOstEdul1.1, whole genome shotgun sequence genome harbors these coding sequences:
- the LOC125683287 gene encoding uncharacterized protein LOC125683287: protein MVKVKVTLMSASEPEIRRITLENDSDFSEFETRVSALFVESSGTFKFHWKDDENDLVVISTDEEFQEATKTIGDETLRIFIQRLKDCSNILAGRKVEFDNNPDVLKTEMTAEEFRPRRWERRYGLGRFGRGQRSLSPAPFMRRRRCQREVSEQQPSERRMWKRMHRENVDGFDKPWKNIHGHRSGCGYGRQQKRALRCNDGDHHQIPNDVCPENVGHRWSRDEKGSRRNHRRFARYLRQTLDSELMTYENCRSRVRNRENRWMKSCRRAKSAPTTRFYGRNRAGCGKILHGEGRRCRRSASVPPQERGRKPETLGMPVGKRSCRRHRHQMGKIVLKMTIKGMRQHDCESNAGLERKCFGRRCKSYRRRAMMIKEQNDDTSTIHQKYDREPEISELVETMTIDDSKSEEQKERDVCEKRERKRACKYRKSDEEDDVTDENTNSEKEKKKCRRRHRRKDESDGATGLQEDSTEGQEDTGGNGDPLEGKSQGRRRAKECQRSMRDETTARCKKNGDEHDFGILTLTVGMNGDLKIKPWKLARKLGRFLNQYSTGCQEDEPLGIRRGHEEFKQYRGRDSERQYRRMLRRQGRRREKARDWHPEYPSNHWSGIGAPGLKNAST, encoded by the exons ATGGTGAAAGTGAAAGTAACCTTGATGTCGGCCAGTGAGCCAGAAATCAGACGAATAACGCTGGAAAACGACTCCGACTTTAGCGAATTTGAGACGAGAGTGTCAGCATTGTTTGTAGAAAGCAGCGGAACATTTAAGTTCCACTGGAAAG ATGATGAAAATGACCTAGTCGTGATATCGACTGACGAGGAATTCCAAGAGGCGACAAAGACCATTGGCGATGAGACTCTGAGAATCTTCATTCAGAGATTAAAAG atTGCTCTAACATCTTAGCGGGGAGAAAAGTGGAATTTGATAACAATCCTGACGTTCTAAAG ACCGAGATGACTGCTGAGGAATTTCGACCTAGAAGATGGGAACGTCGCTACGGTCTAGGGAGATTTGGCCGAGGTCAGAGATCGTTGAGTCCAGCACCATTCATGAGGCGCAGAAGATGCCAAAGAGAGGTGAGTGAACAGCAACCATCTGAAAGAAGGATGTGGAAGCGCATGCATCGAGAAAATGTTGATGGGTTTGATAAACCTTGGAAAAACATCCATGGACATCGGTCTGGATGTGGCTATGGTAGACAACAGAAAAGGGCTTTAAGATGTAATGATGGAGATCACCATCAGATCCCGAATGATGTATGCCCTGAAAATGTAGGACACCGCTGGAGTAGAGATGAGAAGGGGAGTCGGAGGAATCACCGTCGATTTGCTCGATATTTAAGGCAGACATTGGACAGCGAGCTCATGACTTATGAAAACTGCCGTTCTCGCGTGAGAAATCGGGAAAATCGATGGATGAAATCCTGCAGGCGAGCAAAGTCGGCCCCAACCACTCGTTTTTACGGAAGAAACCGTGCAGGTTGCGGAAAGATATTGCACGGAGAAGGAAGAAGATGCAGACGTTCTGCATCAGTTCCTCCACAAGAAAGGGGGAGGAAACCAGAAACACTTGGGATGCCCGTTGGTAAGAGAAGTTGCAGGCGACATAGACACCAAATGGGAAAAATCGTGCTGAAGATGACTATAAAAGGTATGCGACAGCATGACTGCGAATCAAATGCAGGTCTAGAGAGAAAATGTTTTGGAAGACGATGCAAAAGTTACAGACGAAGGGCAATGATGATTAAGGAACAGAATGATGACACTTCAACTATCCATCAAAAGTACGACAGAGAACCTGAAATATCCGAACTTGTCGAAACCATGACCATCGACGATAGCAAAAGCGAAGAGCAAAAGGAAAGGGATGTATGtgaaaaaagagaaagaaagagagcaTGCAAATATAGAAAAAGTGATGAAGAAGATGATGTAACAGATGAGAATACCAATTCCGAGAAGGAAAAGAAAAAGTGCCGTAGAAGGCACAGAAGAAAGGACGAGTCTGACGGAGCAACCGGACTACAAGAAGACTCTACTGAAGGTCAGGAAGACACTGGGGGAAATGGAGATCCCCTGGAAGGAAAATCTCAAGGAAGACGCAGGGCGAAAGAATGTCAGCGTTCTATGCGTGATGAAACTACTGCTCGCTGCAAAAAGAACGGAGACGAACACGACTTTGGGATTCTCACTTTGACGGTTGGAATGAATGGCGACTTGAAAATAAAACCCTGGAAACTGGCACGGAAACTTGGCAGATTTTTAAACCAGTATAGCACCGGCTGCCAGGAAGATGAGCCATTAGGAATACGACGTGGTCATGAAGAGTTCAAACAATACCGTGGTCGCGATTCTGAGCGCCAGTACAGACGAATGCTCCGCCGTCAAGGACGTCGACGAGAAAAAGCGCGGGATTGGCATCCAGAATATCCAAGCAACCACTGGAGTGGAATCGGAGCCCCTGGACTGAAAAATGCGTCGACGTGA